A DNA window from Pseudomonas tohonis contains the following coding sequences:
- a CDS encoding LysR family transcriptional regulator, translating to MPRPDINRFGEMDVFVRVVETGGFTSAARACGITPSAVSKLVSRLEARLGARLFNRSTRRLGLTPEGERFYQRSLGILADLNEAEREAGASARPHGRVCISCNVPIGRQYLIPVLPEFLALYPEVTLDISLTDAVVDLLETRADVAIRSGPLKDSGLVARKLGDSAHHVVAAPAYLARHGAPATPAELAGHNCLNFNYQRAGRDWPFTGIEDEHEAPRGNLLISDGDALRHLALEGLGLARLASFQVHDDLREGRLQAVLEDYNPGDSKPIHALYVGQGGHLPTRVRVLLDFLAERMRLP from the coding sequence ATGCCCCGGCCCGATATCAACCGTTTCGGCGAGATGGACGTCTTCGTCCGCGTGGTGGAAACCGGCGGTTTCACCAGCGCCGCCCGCGCCTGCGGGATAACGCCCTCGGCGGTGAGCAAGCTGGTGTCGCGCCTGGAGGCACGCCTCGGCGCACGGCTGTTCAACCGCTCCACCCGGCGCCTGGGGCTGACGCCGGAAGGCGAGCGCTTCTACCAGCGCAGCCTGGGCATCCTCGCCGACCTCAATGAGGCCGAGCGCGAGGCCGGGGCCAGTGCGCGTCCCCATGGGCGGGTGTGCATCAGTTGCAACGTGCCCATCGGCCGGCAGTACCTGATCCCGGTGCTGCCGGAGTTCCTCGCCCTGTACCCGGAGGTGACTCTCGACATCAGCCTCACCGATGCGGTGGTGGACCTGCTGGAGACCCGCGCCGACGTGGCGATCCGCAGCGGCCCGTTGAAGGACTCCGGGCTGGTGGCGCGCAAGCTCGGCGACTCGGCTCACCATGTGGTGGCGGCGCCTGCCTATCTCGCCCGCCACGGTGCACCGGCGACGCCCGCCGAGCTGGCCGGGCACAACTGCCTCAATTTCAACTACCAGCGGGCGGGGCGTGACTGGCCTTTCACGGGCATCGAGGACGAACACGAGGCGCCCCGGGGCAACCTGCTGATCAGCGATGGCGACGCCTTGCGCCACCTGGCCCTGGAAGGACTGGGACTGGCGCGGCTGGCCAGTTTCCAGGTGCACGACGACCTCCGCGAGGGGCGCCTGCAGGCGGTGCTGGAGGACTACAACCCCGGCGACAGCAAGCCGATTCACGCACTCTACGTCGGCCAGGGCGGGCACCTGCCGACACGGGTGCGGGTGCTGCTGGACTTTCTGGCCGAGCGGATGCGCCTTCCCTAG